A single Anatilimnocola floriformis DNA region contains:
- a CDS encoding efflux RND transporter periplasmic adaptor subunit translates to MTSQASRPTTTTPQPVFVPPGAYTQPATEPVDPTLLQDTRNEIRNLVGEVAQLAASDVSPSEFYEGFLSRVLAAMAAVGGAVWLKQEGGLHLAFHANFPATGFPVDQDLPAHRGLLARVAESKQALVVPPHAGAAADLKSQDNPTQHLLVVAPLLLEGETQAIVEVFQRPGGGPTTQRGYLRFLVQMADLAGDFLKTQHLKQMRDRQALWQQVEQFVLAVHRSLELMPTAYAIANEGRRIVGCERVSLVLWKNGRCEVLAVSGLDSLDRRAAQVKRLAELTRCVLKAREPFWHTHASGDVPPQIEAALQAYLDQSHARLLGVVPLTIAPANTDQPIRASELPLLGAIIVEQLSDDRPTADLSKRVELVAQHSASALAAVKSHQSVFLLPVWKVIGSLGVVASLRALPKTLAVVIALAAIVAALVLVPADFEVAARGKLQPAERREVFAPISGVVDSLNVRHGDFVQPNQPLMQLSSHELEEELTTILGEQNTASEQQAATQRALLDNRNNNGARLSTADENRLNAELLELNQRLRNLDRELALFREKQKRLQVLSPTAGHVVTWKVEQLLLHRPVERGQALLSIADPGGPWELELYVPERRLKHLAAARQMKPNERTREPLEVSFTLASHPGQTFVGKVVEVEQTAQVRGEEGNTILVRVQVDKSRLPELHDQVTVTGKLYCGERPLGFVWFVDLLETVQTKVLFWL, encoded by the coding sequence ATGACTTCGCAGGCATCTCGACCGACAACGACCACACCCCAGCCGGTGTTCGTGCCGCCCGGTGCGTACACGCAACCCGCAACGGAACCGGTCGATCCCACGCTGCTGCAAGACACGCGGAACGAGATCCGCAATCTCGTCGGCGAAGTCGCCCAGCTCGCGGCGAGCGACGTTTCGCCGTCGGAGTTTTACGAGGGTTTTCTCTCCCGCGTGCTCGCGGCGATGGCTGCTGTCGGCGGTGCGGTTTGGCTGAAGCAAGAAGGTGGTTTGCACCTCGCCTTCCACGCCAACTTTCCAGCGACCGGTTTTCCCGTTGATCAGGACCTGCCGGCGCATCGTGGTTTGCTCGCCCGCGTCGCCGAATCGAAGCAGGCCCTAGTTGTGCCGCCGCATGCTGGTGCTGCCGCCGACCTGAAGAGTCAAGACAACCCCACGCAGCACCTGCTCGTCGTCGCGCCGTTGTTGCTCGAAGGTGAGACGCAGGCGATCGTCGAAGTCTTTCAGCGCCCCGGCGGTGGGCCGACGACACAGCGCGGTTACCTCCGCTTTCTGGTGCAGATGGCCGATCTGGCCGGCGACTTTTTGAAGACGCAGCACCTGAAACAAATGCGCGACCGCCAGGCCCTGTGGCAACAAGTCGAACAGTTTGTGCTTGCTGTGCACCGCTCACTCGAACTCATGCCGACCGCGTATGCGATCGCTAACGAAGGGCGGCGGATTGTCGGCTGCGAGCGCGTGTCGCTGGTCCTCTGGAAAAATGGACGCTGCGAAGTTCTCGCCGTCAGCGGTCTCGATTCGCTCGACCGCCGTGCTGCTCAGGTAAAACGGCTTGCCGAACTGACGCGCTGCGTCCTCAAGGCCCGCGAGCCGTTCTGGCATACGCATGCTTCCGGCGATGTGCCGCCACAGATCGAAGCGGCGCTGCAGGCCTATCTCGATCAATCGCACGCGCGGTTGCTGGGGGTGGTGCCCCTCACCATCGCGCCGGCGAACACCGATCAGCCGATTCGCGCCAGCGAGTTGCCGCTCCTGGGCGCCATCATCGTCGAACAGTTGTCCGATGACCGCCCGACGGCGGACTTATCCAAACGCGTGGAACTCGTCGCCCAGCACAGCGCCTCGGCGCTGGCTGCCGTGAAGTCGCATCAAAGCGTTTTCCTGCTGCCAGTTTGGAAAGTCATCGGCAGCCTCGGCGTGGTCGCGTCGCTGCGAGCCTTGCCGAAGACGCTCGCCGTCGTCATCGCGCTCGCCGCAATCGTCGCCGCACTTGTGCTCGTGCCTGCCGATTTCGAAGTCGCCGCGCGGGGCAAGCTGCAGCCCGCCGAACGCCGCGAAGTTTTCGCGCCGATCAGCGGCGTGGTCGATTCGCTCAATGTCCGCCACGGCGACTTTGTGCAGCCGAATCAACCGCTGATGCAGCTCAGCAGTCACGAGCTCGAAGAAGAATTGACCACGATTCTCGGCGAGCAAAACACGGCCAGCGAACAGCAAGCCGCCACGCAACGCGCCTTGCTCGACAACCGTAATAACAACGGCGCTCGGCTGTCGACGGCCGATGAAAACCGCCTGAATGCCGAGTTGCTCGAACTGAATCAACGGCTGCGAAATCTCGATCGCGAGCTGGCTCTCTTCCGTGAGAAGCAAAAGCGGCTGCAAGTTCTCTCGCCAACCGCGGGCCATGTCGTCACTTGGAAAGTCGAGCAACTGCTGCTGCATCGCCCCGTCGAGCGCGGCCAGGCCCTGCTGTCGATCGCCGATCCGGGCGGGCCATGGGAACTGGAGCTCTATGTTCCCGAACGGCGACTCAAGCACCTCGCCGCGGCACGGCAAATGAAACCGAACGAGCGAACTCGCGAACCACTCGAAGTGTCATTCACTCTCGCCAGTCATCCAGGCCAGACATTCGTCGGCAAGGTTGTCGAAGTCGAACAAACGGCCCAAGTCCGCGGCGAAGAAGGAAACACTATTCTCGTCCGCGTGCAGGTCGATAAATCGCGGTTGCCGGAACTGCACGATCAGGTGACCGTGACCGGCAAGCTTTACTGCGGCGAACGGCCGCTGGGGTTTGTGTGGTTCGTCGATCTGCTGGAAACGGTGCAGACGAAAGTGCTTTTCTGGTTGTAG
- a CDS encoding HlyD family efflux transporter periplasmic adaptor subunit, with product MQNSLQDLYSASTSRALGLRMRSDLELVQQTWQGRSCWVIKDPLALKYYRFEEEEFTLLSWLDGQTSLSDLQTRFEEQFAPQKLSIAALQQLLTMLHRSNLLVSLAPGQGESLRTRNEQRSRQKFWATLSNPLAMRFRGFDPDWLLTVLNANFGWLFSPIAIFFGVCFGLSALALIGVQWDEFSQKLPRFREFFAVSNWLLLAVIMSLVKVLHEFGHGVSCRRYGGHSHELGLMLLVFTPCLYCNVTDAWVIPSKWKRAMIGAAGMYIELLLAAACTWIWWFTEPGLVNHLCINTMFVCSVSTLMFNANPLMRYDGYYILCDLLEIPNLRQKASSLVRSKAATWFLGVKENIDPFLPVRGRLWFAAFCIASTLYGWVVTFSVLWFLTQVFKPYGLSIIGQGMAVGSLALMIVMPVWRLVQSLRVPGRRQRMKPLRVVISSSLAVGAVAAACCVPLPHYISAPVLLQPRGAEAIYVEVPGEIEAVWLDRGSVLAGQPLARLTNIDAKIAAQKLRARRDELETKIEGLRQRAHTDSEALRQLSQTEEALAAIVGQLQQREAELQKLTIVAPFAGQFLPPPERTNSHADKVTLAGWNGRPLAAKNHGAFLDKGTLLGKVSPTGQFEAVLALDQNAMEFIRAGQPVEIVLDQWPGEKLRGSIEHISEQPWNAVPPSLSTKSGGRISTHTGSDGGEHPVSETYQASVPLGETDDRWVAEGTGEARIHAGSLTLAQHAWRMICRTFRFEL from the coding sequence ATGCAAAATTCCCTCCAAGACCTGTACTCCGCAAGCACCAGCCGAGCGCTGGGTTTGCGCATGCGCAGCGACTTGGAGCTGGTGCAACAAACGTGGCAAGGCCGTTCATGCTGGGTCATCAAAGATCCACTGGCACTTAAGTACTATCGCTTCGAGGAAGAAGAATTCACGCTCCTCTCGTGGCTCGATGGCCAGACGAGCCTCAGCGATTTGCAGACTCGATTCGAAGAGCAATTCGCCCCGCAGAAGCTTTCGATCGCCGCGCTGCAGCAATTGTTGACGATGCTCCATCGCAGCAACTTGCTGGTTTCACTCGCGCCTGGGCAAGGTGAATCACTCCGCACGCGCAATGAACAGCGGTCGCGTCAAAAGTTCTGGGCGACGCTCAGCAATCCGCTCGCCATGCGGTTTCGGGGCTTCGATCCCGACTGGCTCCTTACTGTTTTGAACGCCAACTTCGGCTGGCTGTTCTCGCCGATCGCCATTTTCTTCGGCGTGTGCTTCGGTCTTTCTGCGCTCGCGCTGATTGGCGTGCAGTGGGATGAATTCTCGCAGAAACTGCCGCGATTTCGCGAATTTTTTGCCGTCAGCAATTGGTTGCTGCTCGCGGTGATCATGTCGCTGGTGAAGGTTCTGCACGAGTTTGGCCACGGTGTCTCTTGCCGGCGTTACGGCGGGCACAGTCATGAGCTGGGCCTGATGCTGCTTGTGTTCACGCCCTGCCTGTATTGCAACGTGACCGATGCGTGGGTCATTCCCAGCAAGTGGAAGCGGGCCATGATCGGCGCCGCCGGCATGTATATCGAGCTGTTGCTCGCCGCGGCCTGCACGTGGATCTGGTGGTTCACCGAGCCGGGGCTGGTCAATCATCTGTGCATCAACACGATGTTTGTCTGCTCGGTCAGCACGCTGATGTTCAACGCCAACCCGCTAATGCGCTACGACGGCTATTACATTTTGTGCGATTTGCTCGAGATTCCCAATCTGCGGCAGAAGGCCTCGTCGCTCGTACGCAGCAAAGCGGCGACCTGGTTCCTCGGCGTCAAGGAAAACATCGATCCCTTTTTGCCGGTGCGCGGCCGGTTGTGGTTCGCGGCGTTTTGCATCGCGTCGACGCTCTACGGCTGGGTCGTGACTTTTTCGGTGCTGTGGTTTCTCACGCAAGTCTTCAAGCCATACGGTCTGTCGATCATCGGCCAAGGGATGGCGGTCGGTTCGCTCGCGCTGATGATCGTGATGCCGGTGTGGCGGCTCGTGCAATCTTTGAGAGTTCCAGGGAGGAGGCAGCGGATGAAACCATTACGTGTCGTCATCAGCAGCTCGCTGGCGGTGGGGGCGGTTGCCGCGGCCTGTTGCGTGCCGCTGCCGCATTACATTTCGGCCCCAGTGCTGCTGCAGCCGCGCGGCGCCGAAGCCATCTATGTGGAAGTGCCAGGCGAAATCGAAGCCGTTTGGCTCGATCGCGGTTCGGTCCTTGCGGGACAACCGCTGGCCAGGCTGACCAACATCGACGCCAAGATCGCCGCGCAAAAACTGCGGGCCCGCCGTGACGAACTCGAAACCAAGATCGAAGGCCTGCGACAACGAGCGCACACCGATAGCGAAGCCCTGCGGCAACTCTCGCAAACCGAAGAAGCCCTGGCCGCCATCGTCGGTCAACTGCAACAGCGTGAAGCCGAGCTGCAAAAGCTCACCATCGTAGCGCCGTTCGCCGGGCAGTTCTTGCCGCCGCCCGAGCGAACGAACTCCCACGCCGACAAAGTTACGTTAGCCGGTTGGAATGGTCGGCCACTCGCGGCAAAGAATCACGGCGCGTTTCTCGACAAAGGAACGCTCCTCGGCAAGGTTTCGCCGACGGGCCAATTCGAAGCCGTTCTCGCACTCGATCAAAATGCGATGGAGTTCATTCGTGCGGGTCAACCGGTCGAAATCGTGCTCGATCAATGGCCGGGTGAAAAACTCCGCGGCTCGATCGAACACATCTCGGAACAACCGTGGAACGCCGTGCCGCCGAGCCTGTCGACCAAATCGGGCGGTCGGATTTCGACACATACCGGCAGCGACGGCGGTGAGCACCCGGTTTCGGAAACCTATCAAGCCAGCGTGCCGCTCGGCGAAACCGACGACCGCTGGGTCGCCGAAGGGACCGGCGAAGCCCGCATTCACGCCGGTTCGCTCACGCTCGCTCAGCACGCTTGGCGCATGATCTGCCGGACGTTTCGGTTTGAGTTGTAG
- the rpsO gene encoding 30S ribosomal protein S15, with product MTVTKERKTELISQYRRSESDTGSPEVQISVLTARINNLTEHMRTHDKDYSSRRGLLALVSRRRTLLDYLRRENAAGYTEIIGKLGIRK from the coding sequence ATGACAGTTACGAAAGAACGTAAGACAGAGTTGATCTCGCAGTATCGTCGGTCGGAATCCGATACCGGCTCCCCTGAGGTGCAAATCTCGGTGCTGACGGCCCGTATCAACAACTTGACCGAGCACATGCGTACGCACGACAAAGACTACTCCAGCCGCCGCGGGCTGCTGGCGCTCGTCAGTCGTCGCCGCACGCTGCTCGATTACCTGCGCCGCGAAAATGCTGCTGGCTACACCGAAATCATCGGTAAGCTGGGCATCCGCAAGTAG
- the pnp gene encoding polyribonucleotide nucleotidyltransferase — protein MKHRVEKKIGSHTLSFETGFLAKQAAGAVLCQYNETVVLNAVVGGAGRPGQDFFPLTCDYRERVAAAGKFPGGFIKREGRPTTKEILTSRLCDRPIRPLFPKGYRDEVQCQAMVMASDAQTDADVLAMNGIACALFISPLPFRGPIASVRVGRVNGQFIPFPSQDDLEESDLDLIVSGSETSVAMIEGFAREMSEADMYEAILFAHQTIVEICQLQREFAQQIGVTRPEYVAPPDDGLMDRIKSSYYNDYRSAKQTVGKQARAEAAKAVKARAQAEIIPDPKADGAIKPERFSTVWHEFEEVVIRDLIISGARPDGRDYKTLRDLHCEVDVLPRVHGSAVFQRGETQALITVTLGTSRDEQRVDGLFEEYAKKFMLDYNFPSFSVGECRPIRGPGRREIGHGALAERSVAPVLPSPEEFPYTIRVISDILESNGSSSMASVCGATLGLMAAGVPISNPVAGISVGLVQQSENEWCLLTDIIGDEDHFGDMDFKIAGTQNGITGIQLDLKIEGISKEVIKATFEQSREARIQILRKMLSCISRPKEDISAYAPRLLRTQIDPEKIGALIGPGGKMIRGIQEATGCVIEVEDSGIVTIASSNREWAEAALLQVQSVTATVQIGKIYNGKVSSIKDFGAFVEIIPGRDGLVHISELCAGYVSSVGEICRVGDEMKVLVIDVDDHDRVKLSRRRALEELGLPDELAPKNDGPPGEGGEPRPPRPPREDRGGGGDRGGDRGDRPRHDRGGRGGDRGGRGHGGGGGGRR, from the coding sequence GTGAAGCATCGCGTAGAAAAGAAAATCGGCAGCCATACCCTCTCCTTCGAAACCGGCTTCCTGGCCAAACAGGCCGCAGGAGCCGTCCTTTGCCAATACAACGAAACCGTTGTGCTCAATGCCGTGGTCGGCGGCGCCGGCCGTCCTGGTCAAGACTTCTTCCCGCTGACCTGCGACTACCGCGAACGCGTTGCCGCGGCCGGTAAGTTCCCCGGCGGTTTCATCAAGCGTGAAGGTCGCCCGACGACCAAAGAAATTCTCACCTCGCGTCTCTGCGATCGCCCGATTCGCCCGCTGTTCCCCAAGGGTTATCGCGACGAAGTGCAATGCCAGGCCATGGTCATGGCCAGCGATGCCCAGACCGACGCCGACGTCCTCGCGATGAACGGCATTGCTTGTGCGCTGTTCATCTCGCCCCTGCCGTTCCGTGGCCCGATCGCCTCGGTGCGCGTCGGCCGCGTCAATGGTCAGTTCATTCCGTTCCCGAGCCAAGATGATCTCGAAGAGAGCGATCTCGACCTGATCGTTTCGGGCAGCGAAACTTCGGTCGCCATGATCGAAGGCTTTGCTCGCGAAATGAGCGAAGCCGACATGTACGAGGCGATTCTGTTCGCCCATCAGACCATTGTCGAAATCTGCCAACTGCAGCGCGAATTCGCCCAGCAGATCGGCGTCACGCGGCCTGAATACGTGGCTCCGCCCGACGACGGTTTGATGGATCGGATCAAGAGCAGCTACTACAACGACTACCGCTCGGCCAAGCAGACCGTGGGCAAGCAAGCCCGCGCCGAAGCTGCCAAGGCAGTCAAGGCTCGCGCTCAAGCCGAAATCATTCCCGACCCGAAGGCCGACGGCGCGATCAAGCCCGAACGCTTCTCGACGGTGTGGCATGAATTCGAAGAGGTCGTCATCCGCGATCTCATCATCTCGGGCGCTCGCCCCGACGGCCGCGATTACAAGACGCTCCGCGATCTGCATTGCGAAGTCGATGTGTTGCCCCGCGTCCACGGTTCCGCCGTGTTCCAACGTGGTGAAACGCAAGCCCTCATCACCGTGACGCTCGGCACCAGCCGCGACGAACAACGGGTCGACGGCCTGTTCGAAGAGTACGCCAAGAAGTTCATGCTCGATTACAACTTCCCGTCGTTCTCGGTCGGCGAATGCCGCCCGATCCGCGGCCCGGGTCGTCGCGAAATCGGTCACGGTGCCTTGGCCGAGCGGAGCGTGGCTCCGGTTCTGCCGTCGCCCGAAGAATTCCCCTATACCATTCGCGTGATCAGCGACATTCTGGAATCGAACGGCAGCTCGTCGATGGCCAGCGTTTGCGGCGCTACGCTCGGCTTGATGGCCGCTGGCGTGCCGATCAGCAATCCGGTCGCCGGCATCTCGGTCGGTCTGGTTCAACAATCGGAAAACGAATGGTGCTTGCTTACCGACATCATCGGTGACGAAGATCACTTCGGCGATATGGATTTCAAGATCGCCGGTACGCAAAACGGCATCACGGGCATTCAGCTCGACCTGAAGATCGAAGGCATTAGCAAGGAAGTCATCAAGGCTACGTTCGAGCAATCGCGCGAAGCCCGCATCCAGATTCTCCGCAAAATGCTCTCGTGCATCTCGCGTCCGAAGGAAGACATCTCGGCTTACGCCCCGCGTCTGCTCCGCACGCAGATTGATCCGGAAAAGATTGGCGCTCTCATCGGCCCTGGCGGCAAGATGATCCGCGGCATTCAAGAAGCCACGGGCTGCGTGATCGAAGTCGAAGACAGCGGCATCGTGACCATCGCAAGCAGCAACCGCGAATGGGCCGAAGCAGCTCTGTTGCAGGTGCAATCGGTGACCGCGACGGTGCAGATCGGCAAGATCTACAACGGCAAGGTCAGCAGCATCAAGGATTTCGGCGCCTTCGTCGAAATCATTCCGGGCCGCGATGGCTTGGTGCACATCAGCGAACTGTGCGCTGGCTACGTCAGCTCGGTTGGCGAGATCTGCCGCGTTGGCGACGAGATGAAAGTCCTCGTCATCGACGTCGATGATCACGACCGCGTGAAGCTCAGCCGCCGTCGCGCTCTCGAGGAACTCGGCTTGCCCGATGAACTCGCGCCGAAGAATGACGGCCCGCCCGGAGAAGGTGGCGAACCACGCCCGCCCCGTCCGCCGCGTGAAGATCGCGGTGGCGGTGGTGACCGTGGCGGCGACCGCGGTGATCGTCCCCGTCACGATCGCGGAGGCCGAGGCGGCGACCGTGGTGGTCGTGGCCACGGCGGCGGTGGCGGCGGTCGACGCTAG
- the amrS gene encoding AmmeMemoRadiSam system radical SAM enzyme has translation MRSVIQPPSPNPTAGFHQPGGWWHETDEPSRIHCDLCPRACVLRPGDRGFCFVRENIAGEMILSTYGRSTGFCIDPIEKKPLNHFYPGTSVLSFGTAGCNLGCKFCQNWDISKSREVERLSEEATPATIAAAAKELGCDSVAFTYNDPVVWAEYAIDTAKACRAAGIKTVAVTAGYITPEARGPFFEYMDAANVDLKAFSEDFYKHVTLSHLQPVLDTLKWLVHESDVWLEVTNLIIPDANDTRDEVQQMCDWLLRELGADVPIHFTAFHPDFRMRDRGNTRPETLFAAYDLAKSAGLRYPYVGNIHSPAQQSTYCPNCRRPVIDRVGYEIRSYAVRNQSCAHCGAAIAGRFHDAAGTWGSRRQPVRISSYAVAEAEPKNSPEPPLLQIESSLSKRTPTMNPLTNEPGRELLQFAAKALCSCVLRQPLESTAGLPAEQAQQQVLGTFVSAKRSGQLRGCCGSLGQLTPLQQSLAHSAQRTASDDPRFPPISPSELPFLDLEVWVLSNMQPVESQGVAREGVVVIGKHGLQIARGNSRGLLLPGVAVDQGFSAEEFLRQVCRKAGLPPTAWKDHDTQLWTFEGVSYHAPLAQLSNASAPASPALSTADLRILTSFFRDNVIAAATGATPNYFAHGAADGNISGLVAKLATKDGQSLGQSCRLNLRDSLPLQSSLFQIAQQLGEQLGNQRVAEALLRDCVAELTVLTDVALHGTIDDPDLRGIDPARRALIAIQRQRTAVAFDSQATAESLLQRAIEAARIDPEEPASIFSLAAASTAQSTTWAQFPQPANGPDVRPAAQAGRFYPADVRELNALVDRCLAGESAEKQSVPAVMVPHAGLIYSGKIAADVLRRVQIPQRVIVIGPKHTPHGVDWAVAPQAAWAVPGAQLAADRELAELLCQKIPGLQLDAAAHAQEHAVEVELPFLARLAPNSKVTGIALGQATLAQCLRFATGLAEVIRSLPEPPLLIVWSDMNHFATDAENRRLDEIALQSLETLDPATLFETVRDQEISMCGLVPAVIVVETLRQLNKLQRVERIGYATSADVTGDSSRVVGYAGVLFL, from the coding sequence ATGCGCAGCGTCATTCAGCCACCTTCGCCCAACCCGACTGCCGGCTTTCATCAGCCGGGCGGTTGGTGGCATGAAACCGACGAACCGAGCCGCATTCACTGTGACCTGTGTCCGCGAGCTTGTGTCTTGCGGCCCGGCGATCGCGGCTTTTGCTTTGTTCGCGAGAACATCGCCGGCGAGATGATTCTCTCCACCTATGGCCGCAGCACTGGCTTTTGCATCGACCCGATCGAAAAGAAGCCGCTGAATCATTTCTATCCCGGCACCAGCGTTCTTTCCTTCGGCACGGCGGGCTGCAACCTGGGCTGCAAGTTCTGCCAGAACTGGGACATCTCGAAATCGCGCGAAGTCGAACGGCTGAGCGAGGAAGCCACGCCCGCGACGATCGCCGCCGCCGCCAAAGAACTCGGCTGCGATAGCGTGGCGTTCACGTACAACGATCCGGTCGTGTGGGCCGAATACGCGATCGACACCGCGAAGGCCTGTCGCGCGGCGGGCATCAAAACCGTCGCGGTGACGGCAGGTTACATCACGCCGGAAGCGCGCGGGCCGTTCTTTGAATACATGGACGCGGCCAACGTCGATCTGAAAGCATTCAGCGAAGACTTTTACAAGCACGTCACCCTTTCGCATCTGCAACCAGTGCTCGACACGCTGAAGTGGCTCGTTCACGAGAGCGATGTTTGGCTGGAAGTCACGAATCTGATCATTCCCGATGCCAACGACACGCGCGACGAAGTGCAACAGATGTGCGACTGGCTGCTACGCGAGTTGGGCGCGGATGTGCCGATCCATTTCACGGCGTTTCATCCTGATTTTCGAATGCGAGACCGCGGCAACACGCGACCCGAAACGCTGTTCGCTGCCTATGACCTCGCGAAATCCGCTGGGCTGCGATATCCCTATGTCGGCAACATTCATTCGCCAGCGCAGCAAAGCACGTATTGTCCGAACTGTCGCCGGCCGGTGATCGACCGCGTCGGCTACGAGATTCGCTCGTATGCCGTACGCAATCAGAGTTGTGCTCACTGCGGCGCCGCGATCGCCGGCCGCTTTCACGATGCGGCCGGCACGTGGGGAAGTCGCAGACAGCCCGTCCGGATCAGTTCGTATGCGGTGGCGGAAGCGGAACCCAAAAACAGCCCCGAGCCGCCGCTGCTGCAAATCGAATCCTCTCTCTCGAAGCGGACACCAACGATGAATCCTCTCACAAATGAACCAGGCCGAGAGCTCTTGCAGTTTGCCGCGAAGGCGCTGTGCAGTTGCGTTCTCCGGCAACCGCTGGAATCAACGGCTGGACTGCCGGCCGAGCAAGCACAGCAGCAAGTCCTGGGCACCTTCGTCAGCGCGAAACGCAGCGGCCAATTGCGAGGTTGCTGCGGTTCGCTCGGCCAACTCACGCCGCTGCAGCAATCGCTGGCCCATTCGGCGCAGCGTACCGCGAGTGATGACCCGCGTTTTCCGCCAATCTCGCCGAGCGAGTTGCCGTTTCTGGATTTGGAAGTGTGGGTTCTCTCGAACATGCAGCCTGTTGAATCTCAAGGTGTTGCGCGCGAAGGCGTCGTCGTGATCGGCAAGCACGGCTTACAGATCGCCCGCGGCAATTCGCGCGGCTTGCTGCTACCAGGTGTCGCCGTCGACCAAGGTTTTAGCGCGGAAGAATTTCTCCGCCAGGTCTGCCGCAAAGCCGGTTTGCCGCCAACGGCGTGGAAGGATCACGACACGCAGTTGTGGACATTCGAGGGCGTGAGCTACCACGCACCGCTCGCCCAGTTATCGAACGCTTCAGCTCCCGCGTCGCCAGCGCTGAGTACAGCCGATTTGCGAATCTTGACGAGCTTCTTTCGCGACAACGTGATTGCTGCCGCAACCGGAGCAACACCGAACTATTTCGCGCACGGTGCCGCTGATGGCAATATCTCTGGTTTGGTGGCGAAGCTCGCGACGAAAGATGGCCAGTCGCTCGGGCAGTCTTGCCGGTTGAATTTGCGTGATTCGCTGCCGCTGCAATCGTCGCTGTTTCAAATTGCTCAGCAGTTGGGCGAGCAACTGGGCAATCAGCGAGTGGCTGAAGCGTTGTTACGCGATTGCGTTGCTGAGCTGACGGTTCTCACCGACGTTGCCTTGCATGGAACGATCGACGACCCGGATCTGCGCGGCATCGACCCCGCGCGGCGGGCGCTGATCGCGATTCAGCGGCAACGAACGGCCGTGGCCTTTGATTCGCAGGCCACGGCGGAGTCATTGCTGCAGCGGGCCATCGAAGCGGCTCGCATCGATCCGGAAGAACCAGCATCAATCTTCAGCCTCGCCGCCGCTTCGACAGCGCAGAGCACAACCTGGGCACAGTTTCCTCAGCCCGCTAACGGCCCCGATGTTCGGCCAGCAGCACAGGCGGGCCGGTTTTATCCTGCAGATGTCCGCGAGCTGAACGCGCTGGTCGATCGTTGCCTGGCAGGCGAATCGGCTGAGAAGCAATCCGTTCCCGCCGTGATGGTGCCCCATGCGGGCCTGATCTACTCGGGAAAGATCGCCGCCGACGTGCTGCGGCGAGTGCAGATTCCGCAGCGCGTGATTGTGATCGGCCCCAAGCACACGCCACATGGCGTCGATTGGGCTGTCGCCCCGCAAGCAGCGTGGGCGGTTCCCGGTGCGCAGCTCGCCGCCGACCGGGAACTGGCGGAATTGCTTTGCCAGAAGATTCCTGGCCTGCAACTCGATGCTGCTGCTCATGCACAGGAACATGCAGTCGAAGTAGAGCTGCCATTCCTCGCGCGACTGGCGCCGAATTCCAAAGTGACCGGAATCGCGCTTGGTCAGGCTACTCTCGCGCAGTGCCTGCGTTTCGCGACCGGACTTGCTGAAGTCATCCGCTCACTCCCAGAACCGCCGCTCCTCATCGTCTGGAGCGACATGAATCACTTTGCCACCGATGCCGAAAACCGTCGGCTGGATGAGATCGCGCTGCAATCGCTCGAAACGCTCGATCCAGCCACGCTTTTCGAAACCGTGCGCGATCAGGAAATCAGCATGTGCGGGTTGGTCCCCGCCGTGATCGTCGTCGAGACACTGCGCCAACTGAATAAGCTTCAACGCGTAGAGCGGATTGGCTATGCGACGAGTGCAGATGTAACGGGTGATTCGTCGCGGGTAGTCGGTTATGCCGGCGTGCTGTTCTTATAA